From Micromonospora sp. NBC_01699, a single genomic window includes:
- a CDS encoding polymorphic toxin-type HINT domain-containing protein → MVEDAKADKERAEAVKKKSFLDIIKEQGLAFLLDFFGISDIINCFTKGDIGACVNTLVGMIPWGKVFKAGKAIYKGIKRAFASYKSWQTAIRLADDAIARADEAIALAQQKAAELREALGKIETAAGELCENNSFVPGTRVLVADGTTKPIEEVRVGDEVAATDPETGERGKRTVTKEIIGTGDKNLVEISIDTDGAAGDESATITATDAHPIWVANTARWTNAADLKSGDDVLAPDGARVRVIDIAAYGAVATVHNLTVDDIHTYFVVAGNKPVLVHNCGEDIYDTQGRSKHGKQARTTSRGTSGAEPIDGQAALNNSVEITPEAPGQAPRRIGVSNGQRVMLDRTQQVACGCGKVKGGINNIWHGHVREWGEFEQDEQSALIKAGLTTRKGKVRG, encoded by the coding sequence TTGGTCGAGGATGCCAAGGCCGACAAGGAGCGCGCCGAGGCGGTCAAGAAGAAGTCCTTCCTCGACATCATCAAGGAACAGGGCCTCGCCTTCCTCCTCGACTTCTTCGGTATCAGCGACATCATCAACTGCTTCACCAAGGGCGACATCGGCGCCTGCGTGAACACGCTGGTCGGCATGATCCCGTGGGGCAAGGTTTTCAAAGCCGGGAAGGCGATCTACAAGGGTATAAAACGCGCGTTCGCATCGTACAAATCCTGGCAGACGGCTATCCGTCTGGCTGACGACGCGATCGCCCGCGCTGACGAAGCCATCGCCCTTGCTCAACAAAAGGCGGCCGAACTCCGCGAAGCACTCGGCAAGATAGAAACCGCCGCCGGTGAGCTCTGCGAGAACAACAGCTTCGTGCCCGGCACGCGGGTACTCGTGGCCGACGGGACCACGAAACCCATCGAAGAGGTCCGCGTCGGCGACGAAGTCGCCGCCACTGACCCCGAAACCGGGGAACGCGGCAAGCGAACCGTCACCAAGGAAATCATCGGCACCGGTGACAAGAATCTCGTCGAGATCAGCATCGACACCGACGGTGCGGCGGGTGACGAGAGTGCCACCATCACCGCCACCGACGCCCACCCCATCTGGGTCGCGAACACCGCCCGCTGGACCAACGCCGCAGATCTCAAGTCGGGCGACGACGTCCTGGCCCCGGACGGCGCCCGCGTCCGGGTCATCGACATCGCCGCTTACGGCGCCGTCGCGACCGTACACAACCTCACCGTCGACGACATCCACACGTACTTTGTGGTCGCGGGCAACAAGCCGGTCCTCGTACACAATTGTGGCGAGGACATCTACGACACGCAAGGGCGAAGTAAGCACGGAAAACAAGCGCGCACGACCTCACGAGGCACGTCTGGTGCCGAGCCGATCGACGGACAGGCTGCGTTGAACAATTCCGTCGAGATTACTCCTGAAGCGCCTGGTCAGGCGCCACGGCGGATTGGTGTCTCAAATGGTCAGCGTGTCATGCTCGACCGTACTCAGCAGGTTGCCTGTGGATGTGGAAAGGTAAAGGGTGGTATCAACAATATTTGGCATGGTCATGTTCGAGAATGGGGTGAGTTCGAACAAGATGAGCAATCTGCGCTCATCAAGGCCGGGCTCACCACTCGTAAAGGAAAGGTACGGGGGTGA
- the rpe gene encoding ribulose-phosphate 3-epimerase has protein sequence MTAPTPIIAPSILAANFAHLADEARVVESAADWLHVDVMDNHFVPNLTIGLPVVQSLLAVTTLPFDVHLMIEDPRRWAPAYADAGAYNVTFHAEACDNPVALAKDLRSAGAKAGLAIDRDTPIEPYLDLLPSFDTLLIMTIKAGFGGQRFIPELLDKVRAARRHADTGHLELRIEVDGGIAADTIEQAAAAGADAFVAGTAVYGADDPAAAIGHLRGLAERAVARS, from the coding sequence GTGACCGCTCCGACGCCGATCATCGCGCCCAGCATCCTCGCCGCGAACTTCGCGCATCTCGCCGACGAGGCCAGGGTGGTCGAGTCAGCGGCCGACTGGCTGCATGTCGATGTGATGGACAACCACTTCGTACCCAATCTGACCATCGGGTTGCCGGTGGTGCAGAGCCTGCTGGCGGTCACCACGCTGCCGTTCGACGTACATCTCATGATCGAGGATCCGAGACGGTGGGCGCCGGCCTACGCCGATGCCGGGGCGTACAACGTGACGTTCCATGCGGAGGCGTGTGACAACCCGGTCGCGCTGGCCAAGGACCTGCGTTCGGCGGGTGCCAAGGCGGGGCTGGCGATCGACCGGGACACCCCGATCGAGCCGTACCTGGACCTGCTGCCGAGCTTCGACACCCTGCTGATCATGACGATCAAGGCGGGCTTCGGTGGGCAGCGGTTCATCCCGGAGCTGCTGGACAAGGTGCGGGCCGCTCGGCGGCACGCGGACACCGGTCACCTCGAACTGCGGATCGAGGTCGACGGCGGGATCGCCGCGGACACCATCGAGCAGGCCGCCGCCGCCGGGGCCGACGCCTTCGTGGCCGGCACCGCCGTCTACGGCGCGGACGATCCGGCGGCGGCCATCGGCCACCTGCGTGGGTTGGCCGAGCGGGCTGTGGCGCGGTCGTGA
- a CDS encoding GGDEF domain-containing response regulator: MSVDPVEERKDVILVVDDDVDIARFVEFNLRLHGFDVLKAGDGQEALDMIEEHRPDLAVVDLMMPRIDGLELTRRLRADPMTSALPVIMLTAKGMTVDKVHGLTAGADDYLVKPFDTAELIARVSSTLRRNKEFREVSPLTGLPGNSRVRREITDRVRSGVDYAVGYVDIDRFKSVNDRYGFSRGDEFITALARSLHRAVVSVGLPPAFLGHIGGDDFVIVCAPEQVRPITEKAVVDFEKTADELYDPSDAQRGFVELKDRRGNVKKAHLVTLSIGVSLSVPERRFTDPLEVIAAASEMKSLAKNQPGSYVAVDRRRVEG, encoded by the coding sequence GTGAGCGTCGACCCGGTCGAGGAGCGCAAGGACGTCATCCTGGTTGTGGACGACGACGTCGATATCGCCCGTTTTGTCGAGTTCAACCTGCGCCTGCACGGCTTCGACGTGCTCAAGGCCGGCGACGGCCAGGAGGCCCTCGACATGATCGAGGAGCACCGGCCCGACCTGGCCGTGGTCGACCTGATGATGCCCCGGATCGACGGGCTCGAACTGACCCGGCGGCTGCGCGCCGACCCGATGACCTCCGCCCTGCCGGTGATCATGCTGACCGCCAAGGGGATGACCGTGGACAAGGTGCACGGCCTCACCGCCGGCGCCGACGACTACCTGGTCAAGCCGTTCGACACGGCCGAGCTGATCGCCCGGGTCAGCTCCACGCTGCGCCGGAACAAGGAGTTCCGGGAGGTCTCCCCGCTGACCGGCCTGCCCGGCAACAGCCGGGTCCGCCGGGAGATCACCGACCGGGTACGCAGCGGCGTCGACTACGCCGTCGGCTACGTCGACATCGACCGCTTCAAGAGCGTCAACGACCGGTACGGGTTCAGCCGGGGCGACGAGTTCATCACCGCGCTCGCCCGCAGCCTGCACCGGGCGGTGGTCTCGGTCGGGCTGCCCCCCGCGTTCCTCGGCCACATCGGCGGCGACGACTTCGTCATCGTCTGCGCGCCGGAACAGGTCCGCCCGATCACCGAGAAGGCGGTGGTCGACTTCGAGAAGACCGCCGACGAGCTGTACGACCCCTCCGACGCGCAGCGTGGCTTCGTGGAGTTGAAGGACCGGCGGGGCAACGTGAAGAAGGCTCACCTCGTCACGCTCTCCATCGGGGTGTCCCTGTCGGTGCCCGAGCGGCGGTTCACCGACCCGCTGGAGGTGATCGCCGCAGCCTCGGAGATGAAGAGTCTGGCCAAGAACCAGCCCGGCTCGTACGTGGCGGTCGACCGGCGCCGGGTGGAGGGCTGA
- the ribD gene encoding bifunctional diaminohydroxyphosphoribosylaminopyrimidine deaminase/5-amino-6-(5-phosphoribosylamino)uracil reductase RibD has product MVSVSADAAMRRAIELAARGLGSTSPNPVVGCVLLDADGELVGEGFHAYAGGPHAEIVALAQAGERARGGTAVVTLEPCDHTGRTGPCTGALIQAGVARVVIGVPDPNLVASGGAATLRAAGVEVEIGVRAAEAEAGNIAWLTAVRRGRPYVIWKYASTLDGRAAAADGTSMWITSEAARMDVHALRGTVDAVIAGVGTVLADDPRLTARNLRDGSLAIRQPLRVVVDSSGRTPVDARVRDGAARTWVVTTAELGANKDDRVDLEALLTGLYQRGVRAALLEGGPTLAGAFLALGLVDKVIGYVAPKLLGAGPAALADAGPRTISEVIDLEFVDIAQVGPDLRITALPRKREG; this is encoded by the coding sequence ATGGTGAGCGTCTCCGCCGATGCGGCGATGCGCCGGGCGATCGAGCTGGCCGCCCGAGGCTTGGGCAGCACCAGCCCCAATCCGGTGGTCGGCTGCGTACTGCTCGACGCCGACGGCGAGCTGGTCGGCGAGGGTTTCCACGCCTACGCCGGTGGCCCGCACGCCGAAATCGTCGCGCTGGCCCAGGCCGGTGAGCGCGCCCGTGGCGGCACCGCCGTCGTCACCCTCGAACCCTGCGACCACACCGGGCGTACCGGGCCGTGCACGGGCGCGCTGATCCAGGCCGGGGTGGCCCGGGTGGTGATCGGGGTGCCGGATCCGAACCTGGTCGCCTCCGGGGGCGCGGCCACCCTGCGGGCCGCCGGCGTCGAGGTCGAGATCGGGGTACGGGCCGCCGAGGCCGAAGCCGGCAACATCGCCTGGCTGACGGCGGTACGCCGAGGTCGCCCGTACGTCATCTGGAAGTACGCCTCCACGCTCGACGGGCGGGCTGCGGCAGCCGACGGCACCAGCATGTGGATCACCTCCGAGGCGGCCCGGATGGACGTGCACGCGTTGCGCGGCACCGTGGACGCGGTGATCGCCGGTGTCGGCACGGTCCTCGCCGACGACCCGCGACTGACCGCACGGAACCTGCGCGACGGCAGCCTGGCCATCCGGCAGCCGCTACGGGTGGTGGTGGACAGCTCCGGGCGTACCCCGGTGGATGCCCGCGTGCGCGACGGCGCCGCGCGCACCTGGGTGGTGACCACCGCGGAGCTCGGCGCCAACAAGGACGACCGGGTCGACCTGGAGGCCCTGCTCACCGGGCTGTACCAGCGCGGCGTCCGGGCCGCGTTGCTGGAGGGCGGACCGACCCTCGCCGGCGCGTTCCTGGCCCTCGGGCTGGTCGACAAGGTCATCGGGTACGTGGCGCCGAAGCTGCTCGGCGCCGGCCCGGCGGCGCTCGCCGACGCCGGCCCGCGCACCATCTCCGAGGTCATCGACCTCGAATTCGTCGACATCGCGCAGGTCGGACCCGACCTGCGGATCACCGCGCTGCCCCGGAAGAGGGAGGGCTGA
- a CDS encoding riboflavin synthase, producing the protein MFTGIVEELGEVVRLTDTGTDSALIAIRGPLVTSDASHGDSISVNGVCLTVVDVDGDVFTADVMGETLRRSSLGGLLAGDPVNLERAATLGTRLGGHLVQGHVDGVAEIIGREPAEQWETVRFSLPADIARYAVEKGSVTVDGVSLTISEIGDDTFAVGLIPTTLKLTTLGHKKIGDPVNLEVDVVAKYVERLLGTGKATS; encoded by the coding sequence ATGTTCACCGGCATTGTCGAGGAACTGGGCGAGGTTGTCCGACTGACCGACACGGGTACGGACTCCGCGCTGATAGCGATCCGCGGACCACTGGTGACCTCGGACGCCAGCCACGGCGACTCGATCTCGGTCAACGGCGTCTGTCTGACCGTGGTCGACGTCGACGGCGACGTGTTCACCGCCGACGTGATGGGCGAGACGCTGCGACGGTCCTCCCTCGGCGGGCTGCTCGCCGGTGACCCGGTCAACCTGGAACGGGCGGCGACGCTCGGCACCCGGCTCGGCGGGCACCTGGTGCAGGGGCACGTCGACGGGGTGGCCGAGATCATCGGCCGGGAGCCGGCCGAACAGTGGGAGACGGTCCGGTTCTCGTTGCCGGCCGACATCGCGCGCTACGCGGTGGAGAAGGGCTCGGTCACCGTCGACGGAGTGTCCCTGACCATCTCGGAGATCGGCGACGACACCTTCGCCGTCGGGCTGATCCCGACCACGCTCAAGCTCACCACGCTGGGGCACAAGAAGATCGGCGACCCGGTCAACCTTGAGGTGGACGTCGTCGCCAAGTACGTCGAGCGGCTACTCGGCACCGGAAAGGCCACATCATGA
- a CDS encoding bifunctional 3,4-dihydroxy-2-butanone-4-phosphate synthase/GTP cyclohydrolase II has protein sequence MSESSVIESDLVESESESESENVGSLFTPIEEAIAQIAAGRAVVVVDDADRENEGDLIFAAELATPELMAFMVRYTSGYICAPITESDADRLELPPMYHTNQDRRGTAYTVTVDAREGVSTGISAADRAHTIRLLADPDTRPTDLARPGHVVPLRARAGGVLRRAGHTEAAIDLTRLAGLRPAGVLCELVNDDGTMMRLPDLEKFSAEHGLTLISIADLIAYRRRTEKQVRQEAVASLPTPYGQFTALGYTVENDSAEHVALVYGDLGDGHDVLVRVHSECLTGDVFGSLRCDCGPQLHAALDRVAQEGRGVVLYVRGHEGRGIGLVHKLRAYQLQDQGRDTVDANLDLGLPADARDYGTGAQILYDLGVRSMRLLTNNPAKRAGLEGYGLTITGREGLPVRATPENVRYLRTKRDRMGHLLGELDEITEGSA, from the coding sequence ATGAGCGAGTCGAGCGTCATCGAATCCGATCTCGTCGAGTCCGAGTCCGAGTCCGAGTCCGAGAACGTGGGGAGCTTGTTCACCCCGATCGAGGAGGCGATCGCGCAGATCGCGGCCGGGCGGGCGGTGGTCGTGGTCGACGATGCCGACCGGGAGAACGAGGGCGACCTGATCTTCGCGGCGGAGCTGGCCACGCCGGAACTGATGGCCTTCATGGTTCGCTACACCTCGGGCTACATCTGCGCCCCGATCACCGAGTCCGACGCCGACCGGCTCGAACTGCCGCCGATGTACCACACCAACCAGGATCGGCGGGGCACCGCGTACACGGTGACGGTGGATGCCCGCGAGGGAGTCAGCACCGGCATCTCGGCCGCCGACCGGGCGCACACCATCCGGCTGCTCGCCGACCCGGACACCCGGCCGACCGACCTGGCCCGGCCGGGGCACGTGGTGCCGCTGCGGGCACGGGCCGGCGGGGTGCTGCGCCGGGCCGGGCACACCGAGGCCGCGATCGACCTGACCCGGCTCGCCGGGCTGCGCCCGGCCGGTGTGCTCTGCGAACTCGTCAACGACGACGGCACCATGATGCGCCTGCCCGACCTGGAGAAGTTCAGTGCCGAGCACGGGCTGACCCTGATCAGCATCGCCGACCTGATCGCGTACCGGCGGCGGACCGAGAAGCAGGTCCGGCAGGAGGCCGTGGCGTCGCTGCCCACCCCGTACGGGCAGTTCACCGCGCTCGGCTACACGGTCGAGAACGACTCCGCCGAGCACGTGGCGCTCGTCTACGGCGACCTCGGCGACGGCCACGACGTGCTGGTCCGGGTGCACTCCGAGTGCCTGACCGGGGACGTGTTCGGCTCGCTGCGCTGCGACTGCGGACCACAGCTGCACGCCGCCCTGGACCGGGTGGCGCAGGAGGGTCGGGGCGTGGTGCTCTACGTACGCGGACACGAGGGGCGGGGCATCGGCCTGGTGCACAAGCTGCGGGCGTACCAGCTCCAGGACCAGGGGCGGGACACCGTCGACGCGAACCTGGACCTGGGCCTGCCGGCCGACGCCCGCGACTACGGCACCGGTGCCCAGATCCTCTACGACCTGGGCGTACGTTCGATGCGGCTGCTCACCAACAACCCGGCCAAGCGGGCCGGGCTGGAGGGCTACGGGCTGACCATCACCGGGCGGGAGGGCCTGCCGGTGCGGGCCACCCCGGAGAACGTCCGCTACCTGCGGACCAAGCGCGACCGGATGGGCCACCTGCTGGGTGAGCTCGACGAGATCACGGAAGGATCGGCGTGA
- the ribH gene encoding 6,7-dimethyl-8-ribityllumazine synthase, whose translation MAGFGEPGVSTVDAEGLTVGVVGARWHAELTDHMVERAVAAAEASGVRDVRVARVAGSVELPVVAQALARDCDVVVALGVVVRGDTAHFDYVCRSVTDGLTRVALDAGKPVGQGVLTVNTIEQARDRAGLPGSAEDKGWASTVAALDAALAIRGLGKRTVPVGFGG comes from the coding sequence ATGGCTGGTTTCGGAGAACCGGGAGTGAGCACGGTGGACGCCGAGGGGCTCACCGTCGGGGTGGTCGGCGCCCGCTGGCACGCCGAGCTGACCGACCACATGGTCGAGCGGGCGGTGGCCGCCGCCGAGGCGTCCGGCGTCCGGGACGTACGGGTGGCCCGGGTCGCCGGCTCGGTGGAGTTGCCGGTCGTCGCCCAGGCGCTGGCCCGCGACTGTGACGTGGTGGTCGCCCTCGGCGTGGTGGTCCGCGGCGACACCGCCCACTTCGACTACGTCTGCCGGTCGGTCACCGACGGGCTGACCCGGGTCGCGTTGGACGCCGGCAAGCCGGTCGGCCAGGGCGTGCTCACGGTCAACACGATCGAGCAGGCGCGGGACCGGGCCGGTCTGCCCGGCTCGGCCGAGGACAAGGGCTGGGCGTCCACCGTCGCCGCGCTGGACGCCGCGCTGGCGATCCGGGGGCTGGGCAAGCGTACGGTCCCGGTCGGCTTCGGCGGGTAG
- a CDS encoding amino acid ABC transporter ATP-binding protein, translating to MTSPSSGTDVLSCRGLRKSFGGRTVLDGLDLDVAEHEVVALIGASGSGKSTLLRCLNLLEEIDDGTIHLDGEHITDPRVDPDRVRRRIGIVFQSYNLFPHLSVLDNITLAPLRVHRRARAEAEAQARELLDRVGLAEKARDYPDRLSGGQQQRVAIVRALVNSPRLMLLDEVTSALDPELVGEVLSLIRELKADGMTMVLATHEMGFARDVADRVCFLDGGRVIEQGPPARVLGEPTEPRTRQFLRRIIEAGRL from the coding sequence GTGACGTCACCATCATCGGGCACCGACGTGCTGTCCTGCCGGGGGCTGCGCAAGTCCTTCGGCGGTCGTACCGTGCTCGACGGGCTCGACCTGGACGTGGCCGAACACGAGGTGGTGGCCCTGATCGGCGCCTCCGGCTCGGGCAAGTCGACGCTGCTGCGCTGCCTGAACCTGCTGGAGGAGATCGACGACGGCACCATCCACCTGGACGGCGAGCACATCACCGACCCACGGGTCGACCCGGACCGGGTACGCCGCCGGATCGGCATCGTGTTCCAGTCGTACAACCTGTTCCCGCACCTGAGCGTGCTGGACAACATCACCCTGGCGCCGCTGCGGGTGCACCGGCGGGCCCGTGCCGAAGCCGAGGCGCAGGCCCGTGAACTGCTCGACCGGGTCGGTCTGGCCGAGAAGGCACGGGACTATCCGGACCGGCTCTCCGGCGGGCAGCAGCAACGGGTGGCGATCGTCCGGGCGCTGGTCAACTCGCCCCGGCTGATGCTGCTGGACGAGGTCACCTCGGCGCTGGACCCGGAACTGGTCGGCGAGGTGCTGAGCCTGATCCGCGAGCTGAAGGCGGACGGGATGACGATGGTGCTGGCCACCCACGAGATGGGTTTCGCCCGCGACGTCGCCGACCGGGTCTGCTTCCTCGACGGCGGCCGGGTGATCGAGCAGGGGCCGCCGGCGCGGGTGCTGGGCGAGCCGACCGAGCCGCGTACCCGCCAGTTTCTGCGGCGGATCATCGAGGCCGGCCGGCTCTGA
- a CDS encoding amino acid ABC transporter permease — protein MARARAVHRRRQTVRSVLVAAASTGALGTLLVVAVTGSPGWARVRQSFLDLDIARAALPDVLTGLWLNVRLLFFCALGALAVGLLVALLRTLRGPVFFPVRALATGYTYTFRGLPLIIVLYVFTLGVPGLRLQGMPPVLVLGGCALVITYSGYLAEVFRAGIESVHPSQFAAGRSLGLTYRQTMRHVVLPQAARRVAPPLLNDVVALQKDVGLVSLAGPIDAVRAAQIQTAEHFNYTPYIVAGVLFVLLAIPLIAVTDWVTLRAARRQAGH, from the coding sequence ATCGCCCGCGCGCGGGCCGTGCACCGGCGCCGGCAGACGGTCCGGTCGGTGCTGGTCGCCGCCGCCTCCACCGGGGCGCTGGGCACGCTGCTGGTGGTCGCGGTCACCGGGTCGCCCGGCTGGGCCCGGGTCCGGCAGTCCTTCCTCGACCTGGACATCGCCCGCGCGGCGCTGCCGGACGTGCTCACCGGGCTCTGGCTCAACGTCCGGCTGCTCTTCTTCTGCGCGCTCGGCGCCCTGGCCGTGGGTCTGCTGGTGGCGCTGCTGCGGACCCTGCGCGGGCCGGTCTTTTTCCCGGTCCGGGCGCTCGCCACCGGCTACACGTACACGTTCCGCGGGCTGCCGCTGATCATCGTGCTGTACGTGTTCACCCTCGGCGTACCGGGGCTGCGGTTGCAGGGCATGCCGCCGGTGCTGGTGCTCGGCGGCTGCGCACTGGTGATCACGTACAGCGGTTACCTGGCGGAGGTGTTCCGGGCCGGGATCGAGTCGGTGCACCCGAGCCAGTTCGCCGCCGGCCGCTCGCTCGGGCTGACCTACCGGCAGACGATGCGACACGTGGTGCTGCCGCAGGCCGCCCGCCGGGTCGCGCCGCCGCTGCTCAACGACGTGGTGGCGCTGCAAAAGGACGTCGGGCTGGTCTCGCTGGCCGGTCCGATCGACGCCGTACGGGCGGCCCAGATCCAGACCGCCGAACACTTCAACTACACGCCGTACATCGTCGCCGGGGTGCTCTTCGTGCTGCTCGCCATCCCGCTGATCGCGGTGACCGACTGGGTGACGCTGCGCGCCGCCCGCCGACAGGCGGGACACTGA
- a CDS encoding ABC transporter substrate-binding protein produces the protein MARRTVPVALGAATALLTALVGCAPQEVEPTPSQPAAASCEKGSLTTKTPGKLTIGTDDPAYEPWFTDNKPDNGEGFESAVAYAVAERLGYARTDVVWNRVKFENAIAPGPKDFDFDINQFSITEERKQAVDFSAPYYLVRQTVIALKSSKIAGKATLADLRDAKLGAQVGTTSYQAITDVIKPGPQPQVFNTNDDAKKALQNGQIDGLVVDLPTAFYITGAELTDATIVGQVPQVGVPETFGLVLDKGSALTGCVGQAVTALREAGTLGELEKKWLAQVAGAPELT, from the coding sequence ATGGCTCGCCGTACGGTGCCGGTCGCCCTCGGGGCCGCGACCGCCCTCCTCACCGCCCTCGTCGGCTGCGCCCCGCAGGAAGTGGAACCGACCCCCTCCCAGCCCGCCGCGGCGTCCTGCGAGAAGGGGTCGCTCACCACCAAGACGCCGGGCAAGCTGACCATCGGCACCGACGACCCGGCGTACGAGCCGTGGTTCACCGACAACAAGCCGGACAACGGCGAGGGCTTCGAGTCGGCGGTCGCGTACGCGGTCGCGGAGCGGCTCGGCTACGCCCGTACGGACGTGGTGTGGAACCGGGTGAAGTTCGAGAACGCTATCGCGCCGGGGCCGAAGGACTTCGACTTCGACATCAACCAGTTCTCCATCACCGAGGAGCGCAAGCAGGCGGTCGACTTCTCCGCGCCGTACTATCTGGTCCGCCAGACGGTGATCGCGCTGAAGTCGTCGAAGATCGCCGGCAAGGCCACGCTGGCCGACCTGCGGGACGCGAAGCTCGGCGCCCAGGTCGGGACCACCAGCTACCAGGCGATCACCGACGTGATCAAGCCCGGTCCGCAGCCGCAGGTGTTCAACACCAACGACGACGCCAAGAAGGCGCTCCAGAACGGGCAGATCGACGGCCTGGTGGTGGACCTGCCGACCGCGTTCTACATCACCGGCGCCGAACTGACCGACGCCACGATCGTGGGCCAGGTGCCGCAGGTCGGCGTACCGGAGACGTTCGGGCTGGTGCTGGACAAGGGATCGGCGCTGACCGGCTGCGTCGGGCAGGCGGTCACCGCGCTGCGCGAGGCCGGCACCCTCGGCGAACTGGAGAAGAAGTGGCTCGCCCAGGTGGCGGGAGCACCCGAGCTGACGTGA
- a CDS encoding SigE family RNA polymerase sigma factor produces the protein MPYPRAARWGADEAITHLFVTHYRPLVRLAVLLLHDRGTAEEIVQDAYVSLHRRWPWLRDADRALPYLRVSVLNRSRSALRHRRVVQNHLTVARPGPDAPSAEAGALELLRHDAVLAALRELPARQREAMVLRYYADLSEAQTARVMGVSRGAVKSHTARGAAALRRTLGAGPAG, from the coding sequence ATGCCGTACCCGCGGGCAGCTCGGTGGGGGGCGGACGAGGCGATCACCCACCTCTTCGTCACCCACTACCGCCCGCTGGTCCGGCTCGCCGTACTGCTCCTGCACGACCGGGGTACGGCCGAGGAGATCGTGCAGGACGCCTACGTGTCCCTGCACCGGCGCTGGCCGTGGCTGCGCGACGCCGACCGGGCGCTGCCGTACCTGCGGGTGAGCGTGCTCAACCGGTCCCGGTCGGCGCTGCGCCACCGTCGGGTGGTGCAGAACCACCTGACCGTCGCCCGGCCGGGACCGGACGCGCCGAGTGCCGAGGCCGGGGCGCTCGAACTGCTGCGGCACGACGCGGTGCTGGCCGCCCTGCGGGAACTGCCCGCCCGGCAGCGGGAGGCGATGGTGCTGCGCTACTACGCCGACCTGTCCGAGGCACAGACCGCGCGGGTGATGGGGGTCAGCCGGGGAGCGGTCAAGAGCCACACCGCCCGGGGCGCCGCCGCCCTGCGTCGTACGCTCGGGGCGGGACCGGCCGGCTGA
- a CDS encoding phosphoribosyl-ATP diphosphatase: MKTFEELFAELQAKAAAGTPGSATVAALERGVHAIGKKVVEEAAESWMAAEHEGPERAAEEISQLLYQAQVLMLATGLELKDVYRHL, encoded by the coding sequence GTGAAGACGTTCGAAGAGCTGTTCGCCGAGTTGCAGGCCAAGGCCGCCGCCGGCACACCGGGCTCGGCGACGGTGGCCGCCCTGGAACGCGGCGTGCACGCGATCGGCAAGAAGGTCGTCGAAGAGGCGGCCGAGTCGTGGATGGCGGCCGAGCACGAGGGCCCCGAGCGCGCCGCCGAGGAGATCTCCCAACTGCTCTACCAGGCCCAGGTGCTGATGCTCGCCACCGGACTGGAGCTCAAGGACGTCTACCGACATCTCTGA
- the hisG gene encoding ATP phosphoribosyltransferase gives MLRIAIPNKGTLSAPAAQMLREAGYRQRTDPKDLVCRDEPNDVEFFYLRPRDIATYVGSGDLDLGITGRDLLIDAGSPAEEVLDLNFGGATFRFAASPETISSADEIGGRRIATAYPGVVERHLVEHGLKADVVRLDGAVENAVRLGVADVVADVVETGATLRQAGLVIIGEPILRSSAVLIRRLGAPAHNQADQLLRRLHGVLVARRYVMLAYDVRADLLDRATALTPGIESPTISPLHREGWVAVQAMVLRNDVHRIMDELYDLGARAILVTDIHACRL, from the coding sequence ATGCTGCGCATCGCCATTCCCAACAAGGGCACCCTGTCCGCTCCCGCCGCGCAGATGCTGCGCGAGGCGGGCTACCGCCAGCGCACCGACCCGAAGGACCTGGTCTGCCGGGACGAGCCGAACGACGTCGAGTTCTTCTACCTGCGGCCCCGCGACATCGCCACCTACGTCGGCTCCGGTGACCTCGACCTCGGCATCACCGGCCGGGACCTGCTGATCGACGCCGGCAGCCCGGCCGAGGAGGTGCTCGACCTCAACTTCGGTGGCGCCACCTTCCGGTTCGCTGCGTCCCCGGAGACGATCTCCTCCGCTGACGAGATCGGCGGCCGGCGGATCGCCACCGCCTACCCCGGCGTGGTGGAGCGCCACCTGGTCGAGCACGGTCTGAAGGCGGACGTGGTCCGGCTCGACGGCGCGGTGGAGAACGCGGTCCGGCTCGGCGTCGCCGACGTGGTCGCCGACGTGGTGGAGACCGGTGCCACCCTGCGCCAGGCCGGCCTGGTGATCATCGGGGAGCCGATCCTGCGCTCCTCGGCGGTGCTGATCCGCCGGCTCGGCGCCCCGGCGCACAACCAGGCCGACCAGTTGCTGCGCCGGCTGCACGGGGTGCTGGTCGCCCGGCGGTACGTGATGCTCGCCTACGACGTACGGGCCGACCTGCTCGACCGGGCCACCGCGCTGACCCCCGGCATCGAGTCGCCGACCATCTCGCCGCTGCACCGGGAGGGCTGGGTGGCGGTCCAGGCCATGGTGCTGCGCAACGACGTACACCGGATCATGGACGAGCTGTACGACCTCGGCGCGCGGGCGATCCTGGTCACAGACATCCACGCCTGCCGCCTGTGA